ACTCTCATATTAACTTCCGACCAACATTCCCACATATTCATCATACATATCACATTTATTAGATTCACACCTTAGAGGAAACGTCCTGGTGATCATACTCATCGGGATAGACTCCTCAGCtcttccggcaagtttacttattctcacgccagagcttggtcacggacccccccccccccggggccctccgtgacgaggctaacggtttgtTCTTTTGCAGTAACAAAGATAGGGCCTCTTGACATCAGCGAAGATCCATCTAACGTCATCCgggatttgggtattcgacaGTGGCATATCATTTCTGTGGTGGGTAAGGAGCTTTGTGTCTACGTCGGTGAGAATATGTTTGTATTGTTAGTGCATATGGGTAAGGAGCTTTGTGTCATCGATATTTTCCGGATCATGTGTGTCTTCTTAAAAAGTCTCTTTATGGACTTAAACAAGCACCTAGGGCGTGGTACCAAAGATTTACAGATTTTGTTACTTTTATGGGTTTCTTGCAGAGTCGATGTGATAACTCTCTCTTCACATATCATCACGGGGGTGACATTGCTTATTTAttaatttatgtggatgatattattCTCACTACTTCAACTGACTCGCTTCGCGTCAAGCTCATGGGCAGCCTCACGGCTGAGTttgcaatgaaagatcttggacCTCTCAGCTATTTCTTGGGTATTACGGTTTCTCTCACAGGTCACAACATGTTTCTATCACAACAATCTTATGCCTTGGATATTGTCAACCGTGCGGGTATGTCTACTTGTAACCCGGTCGCCACCCCTGTTGATACAAAACCAAAGCTTAGTGCTCAATCTAGCATCCCGTTTGATGACCCCACTTTCTATCGCAGTCTTGCGGGCGCACTCCAGTATCTCACTTTCACTAGGCCCGATATCAGTTATGCCGTTCAGCAAATATGCATTCACATGCATAATCCTAGCATCGAACACTGGAAAGCATTGAAGCGTATTATCCGTTACATCCGCGGCACAGCAGAATATGGTCTCACTCTATCTCCGTGTACTGCTATATCTCTACGGGCTTATACAGATGCTGATTGGGCGAGGTGTCCGGATACCCGCCGCTCTACCTCCGGTTATTGTGTCTACATGGGACAAAATCTATTGTCTTGGTCATCAAAACGACAGTCAACCATTTCTCGCTCCAGCGCCGAAGCAGAATACCGCACGGTTGCCAATGTAGTTGCTGAGGTTTGTTGGCTTCGTAACCTCCTTCTCGAGTTACGTCGACCCCTCTCCACAACCACTTTAGTGTATTGTGACAATATCAGTGCAATCTACCTATCTAGTAATCCGGTTCAGCATCAACGCACCAAGCACATAGAACTGGACATTCATTTTGTGCGTGAACATGTTCAATGTAGTACCATACGGATACTTCACACTCCTACTCGTTTACAGATTGCTGACATCTTCACCAAAGGCTTACCTCGGGTACTATTCGATGATTTCCGCTCCAGTCTCAACATTCGCCCACCTCttgcttcgactgcgggggtgtaatgGAATATCGTTTATGTAAATATAGATTTTTTTTGGAAGGTGACtttctatatatttatatatactgACCATAGGTCACCGAGAGCTTGTCAAAGACAATCTCCCGTCAGCCCCGCCCCTGGTAACGCGATGTTCGATCGGGCCCCGACCCCCGCGCAAACTGACCTCCGCTCGGAAACCATACTGCCCCCACACGAGAGACTCGCTCGGGTAACAGTTGGGTAAAACCGGGTTGCCCTCCAGCCCGAACCATGCCTCGGTAGGAAACGAGCCATCATTGGGACGTCCCCCCTAATGCCACAGGTGGGAGTCGAACCAGTGACCTCCAAGGAGGAGCCGACCCAACTTAACCACATGGGGATACCCACTGGGCCACGAGGAGGGATTATGTAAATATAGATATGATCATGTTATTATCTTTGTAATTATTTATTCTCTAAAATAAATGATTGTATCTTGTATTTATATTGAGGTATCAATGAGAGAGGAATTCAGTTGAGCCATATCATTCTTCAAAAACGATAAATATTGTAtaaaagttttgtaaaaaaatcaatacgctgcgtatagacctatacgtgATATATATACTCCAACCGCCAGACATGATATgacaaaaacaatatttttttaaaCTGAAAAAGCTATATGACACTCTAGGTGTCGTATATATAAGGATTTTCAAAAAACCAAAGAAGTGTCCAAATAACCAAAGCCATTTTATATGCATCAGCTTAAATATCCCTATGTCCAGGGGTGGACCCACATGATACGGGTCGGCGTATACAGActccaatgttttaaaaaaaatcgtAGAGCCGGTATGTTAAATTTTTTAAGGACCCTATAAAATAAATTAGTTGGACCTCATAGTATTAAAAACAAAGAAGGTGTGGTGGTAAATCCCCTCGTGTTCCATCAAATAGATCTCAAGTTCAAGTCTTCCATCTCCactttttagttgattttttttatcaaaattaaACAAGTGCTTTAAAACAGCACAACCATCCATTAACCCTCTAATTTGCTTCTTTAAAATGATAAATTTAATATCTTCGAatgattttatttcatatttgATTACCAAATAAGACTTCCAACATATAGTGGCATTCATAAAAAAAGcttaaacaaaatataaaaaaaaaaaaaaaaaaaaaaaaaaaacttaaacaaaaTTTTGAAGCTATGTGAAGTAATTGTGTTGTTTAGGTAGCTATTGGTTCCAAGCAACTTATTAATCACTACTATTTGATAACTTGATGCTTAAAAATGGTTCTTAATAATGTGGTGGTTTCATGTCCACTAAAGGCTTTTTATTATTTCCTAGCACTGGCCCGACCCGACTATGATGACCGATCTGAAAATTTTAATGTTTGTTTGTGaaaaatttttatataaaaaatagatcCCAATGAAAAAAAATTCTGGGTTCGCCACTGCATATGTCACTGATTAGTTAGTGTAAAGTCTAAGTTAAAAGAAATTCAAAActgaaaatttatatatttatagaTTTGTAGGAGTTAACTGCACAGGGATTGACATAAATGGTCCCTAGAGATGAACAGTCAATTATatatagtaaattatatatatatatatatatatatattatttacgagCAAATATAAATactaataattttatttttataataatatatagtttttaatattatattatttaattatttaatactataatagtttattattatatatatatatattttaagtctTAACatattcttattttattttactgtttttaaaatCATTATTTTCTTTCACGTTTATTTCTTGCTTTTATTAATTCTTTTttccttttatatatatatatatatatatatatatatatatataggataatgctagataaaaaaccctaaaattcttagaaaactctggaaacccaaatgggaagccatttttacccaacctcccgacattttttttttttgaaaaaaattacacatgtaatatacatgttttagagtgttttgggccaaaaaaaacaaaaaagcgccgaagggatttttttaaaaaaaataaacaaatttcagctcctaacacgtgttaagcaaaaaagacataatttcgctgaaaattgctgaaacttgttttttttttttaaatatcccttcggcgcttttttgatttttttggcccaaaagtcttaaaaacatgtatattacatgtgttatttttttcaaaaaaaaaaatgtcgggagcttgggttttctcgggttttttatatatatagggttttctatctagccctaccctatatatatatatatatatatatatatatatgtatatatatatcatatttcctttatcaattaatttgatatttttaataacttatgttcgttaatttgtttttaaaagcttaagtatgtagttgtgtttgattttttttccTCGATATTCCGGTATGAGTTTTGTTAAAATTGAAGttgtattataatatagtatttATTTGGTGTAGTAAAACAGTATGATGATAAACTAAACAGATTCGGACGGTTCGGCTTTCTAAATAACATGCTTCATTATTTTCAaataacgtttgttttacattatcatttgtttcgtatcgccgcaacgcgcgacatCAACAAAACTAGTTTTTATTAAGTTTTTTGAACCGAATAAAATACCCTTGTATTTAAAATAGTACCCACTTGAAAAGAAAATCTTCCTTGGCTATTGCCCGGAGAAGATGAAGTAGCCAAAGTATAAAccttcatttttttcttttgttaatattttttaaacAATGGGGTGCTTTAGTCTATTTATacaaaacttaaaataaaattttaatgtTCATCTA
The sequence above is drawn from the Helianthus annuus cultivar XRQ/B chromosome 12, HanXRQr2.0-SUNRISE, whole genome shotgun sequence genome and encodes:
- the LOC110893210 gene encoding uncharacterized mitochondrial protein AtMg00810-like, whose amino-acid sequence is MIGERTMIGERMMIERNGDGKEKEPESLDRKFEKSRCDNSLFTYHHGGDIAYLLIYVDDIILTTSTDSLRVKLMGSLTAEFAMKDLGPLSYFLGITVSLTGHNMFLSQQSYALDIVNRAGMSTCNPVATPVDTKPKLSAQSSIPFDDPTFYRSLAGALQYLTFTRPDISYAVQQICIHMHNPSIEHWKALKRIIRYIRGTAEYGLTLSPCTAISLRAYTDADWARCPDTRRSTSGYCVYMGQNLLSWSSKRQSTISRSSAEAEYRTVANVVAEVCWLRNLLLELRRPLSTTTLVYCDNISAIYLSSNPVQHQRTKHIELDIHFVREHVQCSTIRILHTPTRLQIADIFTKGLPRVLFDDFRSSLNIRPPLASTAGV